A region of Beijerinckia sp. 28-YEA-48 DNA encodes the following proteins:
- a CDS encoding DUF1345 domain-containing protein yields MADQTEAALQRGALARNIQARWRLLVCIAVGFICYFALPSAWDVNTRALIGWNLAISIYMAEIVIKMSGATAASIRHRAEAVDEGRFIVLALTIIAAIAAFIAVIAQLSTANALKDGSKALHLGLAILTIATSWTFIHLVFAHHYTHEFFIERESEKQLKPEDRGGLRFPGGQPPVFSDFIYFSFVIGVACQTADVSIPSRPMRRLATLHCILAFVFNTTILALTINIAAGLLATS; encoded by the coding sequence GTGGCGGATCAGACAGAAGCGGCTCTCCAGCGCGGCGCCCTCGCCCGCAACATCCAGGCGCGCTGGCGGCTTCTCGTCTGCATCGCCGTCGGCTTCATCTGCTACTTCGCCCTGCCGTCCGCCTGGGACGTCAACACCCGTGCCCTCATCGGCTGGAACCTGGCGATCTCAATCTACATGGCGGAGATCGTCATCAAGATGAGCGGCGCTACGGCCGCCTCGATCCGCCATCGCGCCGAAGCCGTGGACGAAGGACGCTTTATCGTCCTGGCGCTGACCATCATCGCCGCCATCGCCGCTTTCATTGCGGTCATCGCGCAACTGAGCACCGCCAACGCCCTTAAGGACGGCAGCAAGGCGCTGCATCTGGGACTTGCGATTCTGACGATCGCCACGTCATGGACCTTCATCCATCTGGTCTTCGCCCACCACTACACCCATGAATTTTTCATCGAACGTGAGAGCGAGAAACAGCTCAAGCCGGAAGATCGCGGCGGCCTGCGTTTCCCAGGCGGCCAACCGCCGGTGTTCAGCGACTTTATTTATTTCTCCTTCGTCATCGGCGTCGCCTGCCAGACCGCCGACGTGTCTATCCCGTCGCGCCCGATGCGCCGGCTCGCCACCCTGCACTGCATCCTGGCCTTCGTCTTCAACACCACGATCCTGGCGCTGACGATCAACATTGCTGCAGGTCTACTGGCGACGAGCTAA
- a CDS encoding polyprenyl synthetase family protein, with amino-acid sequence MNPEFSERLIQAAARVEAKLDQLLSHPPQNGEAARPARLVDAMRHGALGGGKRLRPFLLIESARLFGSDGEGPLRAACALEMVHCYSLVHDDLPAMDDDDLRRGRPTVHKAFDEATAVLAGDALLTYAFDVMADEATDTDPQIRIKLVGRLAQMAGLGGMAGGQMFDLMAERTLTPLPRAEIERLQQMKTGALLRYAAEAGAILGRASATDLTAINAYSTALGAAFQIADDILDAEGDEATMGKRVAKDAGRNKATLVSLLGNDEAAQLRDQLADQAIAALRPFGDRAAILIEAARFTVARDR; translated from the coding sequence GTGAATCCAGAGTTTTCGGAGCGTTTGATTCAGGCGGCGGCGCGTGTCGAGGCCAAGCTCGATCAGCTGTTGTCGCACCCGCCCCAAAACGGCGAAGCGGCGCGCCCGGCGCGGCTGGTGGACGCCATGCGCCATGGGGCGCTGGGCGGCGGCAAGCGCCTGCGGCCGTTCCTGCTTATCGAAAGCGCCCGCCTGTTCGGCAGCGACGGCGAGGGACCTCTGCGCGCCGCCTGCGCCCTGGAAATGGTGCATTGCTATTCCCTCGTCCATGACGACCTGCCTGCCATGGACGACGACGATCTGCGCCGCGGCCGCCCCACCGTGCATAAAGCCTTCGACGAGGCCACGGCTGTCCTCGCCGGCGACGCCCTGCTGACCTATGCCTTCGACGTCATGGCCGATGAGGCGACCGATACCGATCCCCAGATCCGCATCAAGCTGGTGGGGCGGCTGGCGCAGATGGCCGGCCTCGGCGGCATGGCCGGTGGCCAGATGTTCGATCTGATGGCCGAACGCACTCTGACGCCCCTGCCGCGCGCCGAGATCGAACGGCTGCAACAGATGAAGACCGGCGCGCTCCTGCGCTATGCGGCGGAAGCCGGCGCCATCCTCGGCCGCGCCTCGGCGACCGACCTTACCGCCATCAACGCCTATAGCACCGCGCTCGGCGCCGCCTTCCAGATCGCCGATGACATTCTCGATGCCGAGGGCGACGAAGCCACCATGGGCAAGCGTGTCGCCAAGGATGCCGGTCGCAACAAGGCGACCCTTGTCTCCTTGCTTGGGAACGATGAAGCTGCGCAATTGCGTGACCAGCTCGCCGATCAGGCGATCGCGGCGCTGCGGCCCTTCGGCGACCGCGCGGCGATCCTCATCGAGGCGGCGCGCTTCACGGTGGCACGCGACCGATAA
- a CDS encoding efflux RND transporter periplasmic adaptor subunit, which translates to MRISKSVAVGALIVVIAAAAYVTKTKWAPGAAEQTANAAAAPFAMPVPVTPVIKKSIPIYYEYAARTEAISSVTLQAKVAGYIQAQPATDGSDVKKGDLLYQIDQRDYQSALDQALGNQKRDKAALDYARANTLRGQDLIKSGYLSKDLYEQRLSAERQAEATLIADEAAVRTAQLNLSYTEIRAPFDGRLGRNQAPIGTLISSIGTVLNTLVYLDNVYVTFNPAETEIPEIQKARAAGPVIAEVSFPGETEARHKGELTFIDNSVDRLTGTIGARATIKNTDKSLLPGQYVRVRLLLREQPNALLVPQVALGSSQLGKFLYVVGEGNKVEMRPVTLGRTEGPLVVIQSGLKDTDQVISGNLQKIGPGAPVQPLPPQTEKKS; encoded by the coding sequence ATGAGAATCTCGAAGTCAGTTGCGGTCGGCGCGCTTATCGTCGTCATTGCCGCCGCGGCCTATGTCACCAAAACCAAATGGGCTCCCGGCGCCGCCGAGCAAACCGCCAACGCGGCGGCGGCGCCCTTCGCCATGCCGGTGCCGGTGACACCCGTCATCAAGAAGTCCATCCCGATCTATTACGAATATGCGGCGCGCACGGAGGCGATCAGCAGCGTCACCTTGCAAGCCAAGGTCGCCGGCTACATTCAAGCCCAGCCGGCCACCGATGGATCCGATGTGAAGAAGGGCGATCTGCTCTATCAGATCGACCAGCGCGATTATCAGAGTGCGCTCGATCAGGCGCTGGGCAATCAGAAACGCGACAAGGCTGCGCTCGACTATGCGCGCGCCAACACGTTGCGTGGCCAGGATTTGATCAAGAGCGGCTATCTGTCCAAGGATCTCTATGAGCAACGCCTCAGCGCCGAGCGGCAGGCGGAAGCCACGCTGATCGCCGACGAGGCAGCGGTTCGGACGGCCCAGTTGAATCTGAGCTACACCGAAATTCGCGCACCGTTCGACGGCCGGTTGGGCCGCAACCAGGCCCCCATCGGCACGTTGATCAGCTCCATAGGCACGGTGCTGAACACGCTGGTCTATCTCGACAACGTCTATGTCACGTTCAATCCGGCCGAAACGGAAATTCCGGAAATCCAAAAGGCCCGCGCCGCCGGGCCGGTGATTGCCGAAGTGTCGTTTCCCGGCGAGACGGAAGCCCGCCACAAGGGCGAGCTGACGTTCATCGACAACAGCGTCGATCGCCTGACCGGCACGATCGGCGCTCGCGCCACGATCAAGAATACCGACAAGAGCCTGCTGCCCGGCCAATATGTCCGCGTTCGCTTGTTGCTGCGCGAACAGCCCAACGCCTTGCTCGTGCCGCAGGTGGCGCTGGGCTCGAGCCAGCTCGGCAAATTCCTCTATGTCGTCGGCGAAGGAAACAAAGTGGAAATGCGTCCGGTCACCCTCGGTCGCACCGAAGGGCCGCTGGTCGTTATCCAGAGTGGCCTCAAGGACACCGATCAGGTGATCTCAGGCAATCTGCAGAAAATCGGCCCGGGCGCTCCGGTCCAGCCGCTGCCGCCGCAGACTGAGAAAAAGTCTTAA
- a CDS encoding sulfite exporter TauE/SafE family protein, which produces MSILLTATLAAAMVFTAFLSGIFGMAGGLILMGVLLALLPVPETMTLHAITQMASNGWRGALWYRHIRWHAATAFLAGSALAFTAWAWWQYVPPTPLAFLLLGLSPFVARIIPESLRPNPTRILNGMAYGAGCMALLLLTGVAGPLVDTYFLGGTLQRREIVATKAVCQVFGHLAKLAYFGGLVTDGGSVDPTMAVIAVTASITGTTAARPILERLSDLQYRQWASRIIAAIASFYVATGCYLLL; this is translated from the coding sequence ATGTCGATTCTGCTGACGGCGACCCTGGCCGCCGCAATGGTTTTCACCGCCTTCCTGTCCGGCATTTTCGGCATGGCCGGCGGGCTGATCTTGATGGGCGTGCTGCTGGCGCTGCTGCCCGTGCCCGAAACCATGACCTTGCATGCGATCACACAGATGGCGTCGAACGGTTGGCGGGGCGCGCTCTGGTATCGGCACATCCGTTGGCACGCCGCCACCGCTTTCCTCGCCGGCAGCGCCTTGGCCTTCACGGCCTGGGCCTGGTGGCAATATGTGCCGCCGACACCCCTCGCTTTTCTGCTGCTCGGCTTGTCGCCCTTCGTCGCGCGGATCATCCCTGAGAGCCTGCGGCCGAACCCAACGCGCATTCTCAACGGCATGGCCTATGGCGCGGGCTGTATGGCACTCTTGCTGCTCACCGGCGTCGCCGGGCCGCTGGTCGATACCTATTTTCTTGGCGGTACCTTACAGCGGCGCGAGATCGTCGCCACCAAGGCGGTCTGCCAAGTGTTCGGCCATCTCGCCAAACTGGCTTACTTTGGCGGCCTCGTCACCGATGGCGGCAGCGTCGATCCGACCATGGCGGTGATCGCCGTGACGGCCTCAATCACCGGCACCACGGCGGCGCGGCCGATTCTGGAGCGGCTGAGCGACCTGCAATATCGCCAGTGGGCCAGCCGCATCATCGCCGCGATCGCCTCCTTCTATGTGGCGACCGGCTGCTACCTGCTTCTGTGA
- the rpmF gene encoding 50S ribosomal protein L32, which translates to MAVPRRKTSPSRRGMRRSADALKAPTYVEDKDSGELRRPHHVDLKTGMYKGRQVLKVRSNDA; encoded by the coding sequence ATGGCTGTTCCCAGGCGAAAGACCTCCCCCTCCCGTCGCGGCATGCGCCGTTCGGCTGACGCGCTCAAGGCGCCGACCTATGTCGAAGACAAGGATTCGGGTGAACTGCGCCGTCCGCACCATGTCGATCTGAAGACCGGCATGTACAAGGGCCGTCAGGTCCTCAAGGTTCGTTCCAACGACGCTTAA
- a CDS encoding tripartite tricarboxylate transporter substrate-binding protein, which translates to MRVKAVALLALATLASATLSAPVAFAQNVESFFKGKTINLYIGFGAGGYDNYGRIIARFMGRHIPGRPDLVPMNMPGAGSMKLALYLRDVAPKDGTAFGIVDRGLFIIPLVDPNSPKIDFSTMSWIGSVTEDSMVCVALNSSKVKTFEDLQRLEFVAGGISRADISYTAAALLQNMFGAKIKFVSGYPGGNDISLAMERGEVEGRCAWSLSSIMSTRPNWIADKTINVIVQYGLKRNPDIANVPTVMELADTERKKAIVRFLFISLTAGRPFVGPPAIPPDRLKALREAFMRTTADPDFVAEAKKVGLDVSPIDGSAVEDVLRQIYATPPDIVQASTEMMK; encoded by the coding sequence ATGCGCGTCAAAGCCGTCGCCCTGCTGGCGCTCGCAACGCTGGCAAGCGCAACACTCAGCGCACCTGTCGCCTTCGCGCAGAACGTCGAAAGCTTTTTCAAAGGCAAGACGATCAATCTCTACATCGGCTTTGGCGCCGGCGGTTACGACAATTACGGCCGCATCATCGCGCGCTTTATGGGGCGTCATATTCCCGGCCGCCCCGATCTCGTCCCTATGAACATGCCCGGCGCCGGCAGCATGAAACTGGCGCTTTATCTCAGGGACGTCGCGCCCAAGGACGGCACCGCTTTCGGCATCGTCGACCGTGGCTTGTTCATTATTCCGCTCGTCGATCCCAACAGCCCCAAGATCGACTTCAGCACAATGAGCTGGATTGGCAGCGTCACCGAAGACAGCATGGTCTGCGTCGCCCTGAATAGCTCAAAAGTGAAAACGTTTGAGGACTTGCAAAGGCTGGAGTTCGTCGCCGGCGGCATCAGCCGCGCCGACATCAGCTATACCGCCGCGGCCCTGCTGCAGAACATGTTCGGCGCCAAAATCAAATTCGTCTCCGGCTACCCCGGTGGCAACGACATCTCGCTGGCGATGGAGCGCGGCGAGGTCGAGGGGCGCTGCGCCTGGAGCCTGAGCAGCATCATGAGCACAAGGCCGAATTGGATCGCCGATAAGACGATCAACGTGATCGTGCAATATGGCCTGAAACGCAATCCCGATATCGCCAATGTGCCGACCGTGATGGAACTCGCCGACACCGAACGCAAAAAGGCGATCGTGCGTTTCCTCTTCATCTCACTCACGGCGGGGCGCCCTTTCGTCGGCCCGCCCGCCATTCCCCCTGATCGCCTGAAAGCTTTACGCGAAGCATTCATGCGCACGACGGCGGATCCCGATTTCGTCGCCGAGGCGAAGAAGGTCGGCCTCGACGTCAGCCCCATCGATGGCTCCGCCGTCGAGGACGTGCTGCGGCAGATTTACGCGACGCCACCTGATATCGTTCAAGCCTCGACCGAGATGATGAAATAG
- a CDS encoding LysR substrate-binding domain-containing protein, whose product MSRYLYLNGIKAFEAAARLGSFAAAATELNVTSSAVSRMVRLLEDRLSTALFKREANRLMLTPAGQAYLAGLTPLLESLVRLSEHVASFGHRRVLTVGVGPTFAIRWLIPRLADFRAVAPDVEVRFATGGVAGPFAEDWTCGIKLAPGGEPGFVSERLFEADLTPVCTPALARRIAAVADLNEATLLRVAHAPQDWPTWLKAAGRPDLSARGPVFEVYGQALQAAADGVGVALGLRPYIDDDIQVGRLVAPLALTVSKGMSWYLMFREHRRDEPAFRLFRDWLQAKTMQNVVD is encoded by the coding sequence GTGAGCCGCTATCTCTATCTGAACGGCATCAAAGCCTTCGAAGCGGCGGCGCGCTTGGGCAGTTTCGCGGCCGCAGCTACCGAGTTGAACGTCACGTCCTCGGCGGTTAGCCGGATGGTGCGTCTGCTGGAAGATCGGCTCAGCACCGCTTTATTTAAGCGTGAGGCGAACAGGCTGATGCTGACGCCGGCCGGCCAAGCCTATCTTGCCGGGCTGACGCCACTGCTCGAATCCCTGGTGCGCTTGAGCGAGCATGTGGCGAGTTTCGGCCATCGGCGGGTGTTGACCGTCGGCGTCGGGCCGACTTTCGCGATCCGCTGGCTCATCCCGCGCCTGGCGGACTTCCGCGCCGTTGCGCCCGATGTGGAGGTGCGCTTCGCCACCGGCGGCGTCGCCGGTCCGTTCGCCGAGGATTGGACTTGCGGCATCAAGCTGGCGCCGGGCGGCGAGCCGGGCTTCGTCAGCGAACGGTTGTTCGAGGCGGATCTGACGCCGGTCTGCACACCGGCGCTGGCGCGGCGGATCGCTGCAGTGGCTGACCTCAACGAAGCGACATTGCTGCGGGTGGCGCATGCGCCGCAGGACTGGCCGACCTGGCTCAAGGCCGCCGGGCGTCCCGATCTTTCGGCGCGCGGGCCGGTGTTTGAAGTCTACGGCCAGGCGCTGCAAGCGGCGGCCGATGGGGTTGGCGTGGCGCTGGGCCTGCGGCCCTATATCGACGACGACATTCAGGTCGGGCGTCTGGTGGCGCCGCTGGCGCTGACCGTGTCGAAGGGCATGAGCTGGTATCTGATGTTTCGCGAGCACCGCCGCGACGAGCCGGCCTTCAGGCTGTTTCGCGATTGGCTGCAGGCCAAGACGATGCAGAACGTCGTCGATTAG
- the ispG gene encoding flavodoxin-dependent (E)-4-hydroxy-3-methylbut-2-enyl-diphosphate synthase has product MPADDILSSLEGSEPAGPAPRHRTVGVRVGTGRGSVVVGGNAPIVVQSMTNTDTADVDATVQQVAALARAGSELVRITVDRDEAAAAVPHIKERLLKMGIYAPIVGDFHYIGHKLLADHPACAEALDKYRINPGNVGFREKKDRQFSAIVEKAIEHGKSVRIGANWGSLDQELLTGLMDANARSTRPVDARAVTREALVRSAIWSAERAEEIGLAKDRIILSAKVSAVQDLITVYRMLAKRCDYALHLGLTEAGMGSKGIVASSAAMGILLQEGIGDTIRVSLTPEPGGDRTVEVQVAQELLQTMGFRTFVPLVAACPGCGRTTSTVFQELAQSIQSYIRDEMPGWREKYPGVEGLNVAVMGCIVNGPGESKHADIGISLPGTGEAPTAPVFIDGKKAMTLRGAGIATEFKQIVDDYIEKRFGAKNAAE; this is encoded by the coding sequence ATGCCTGCTGACGATATTCTTTCCAGCCTCGAGGGTTCGGAGCCCGCCGGCCCGGCGCCGCGCCACCGCACCGTGGGCGTGCGCGTTGGCACCGGCCGTGGATCGGTGGTAGTTGGCGGCAATGCGCCGATCGTCGTCCAGTCGATGACCAATACGGACACCGCCGATGTGGACGCCACCGTGCAGCAGGTCGCTGCCCTGGCGCGCGCCGGCTCCGAATTGGTGCGCATCACGGTCGATCGCGACGAGGCCGCCGCCGCCGTGCCCCATATCAAGGAGCGGCTTTTGAAGATGGGGATCTATGCCCCCATCGTCGGCGACTTTCACTATATCGGCCATAAGCTGCTCGCCGATCATCCGGCGTGCGCCGAAGCGCTCGACAAATATCGCATCAACCCGGGCAATGTCGGCTTCCGCGAGAAGAAGGATCGGCAATTCTCCGCCATCGTCGAGAAGGCGATCGAACACGGCAAGTCGGTGCGCATCGGCGCCAACTGGGGCTCGCTCGATCAGGAATTGCTCACCGGGCTGATGGACGCCAATGCGCGCTCAACGCGGCCGGTGGATGCGCGCGCGGTGACGCGCGAAGCGCTGGTGCGCTCGGCCATCTGGTCGGCGGAGCGGGCGGAAGAGATTGGCCTGGCCAAGGATCGCATCATCCTGTCGGCGAAGGTCTCGGCGGTGCAGGATCTGATCACCGTCTATCGCATGCTGGCCAAGCGCTGCGATTACGCGCTGCATCTGGGCCTCACCGAGGCCGGCATGGGCTCGAAGGGCATCGTCGCCTCGTCGGCTGCCATGGGCATTCTGCTGCAGGAAGGCATTGGCGACACGATCCGCGTGTCGTTGACGCCGGAGCCGGGCGGCGACCGCACGGTGGAAGTGCAGGTGGCGCAGGAACTGCTGCAAACCATGGGCTTTCGTACCTTCGTGCCGCTGGTCGCTGCTTGCCCCGGCTGCGGCCGCACCACGTCGACAGTGTTTCAGGAACTGGCGCAGAGCATCCAGTCTTACATCCGGGACGAGATGCCGGGATGGCGCGAGAAATATCCCGGCGTCGAAGGGCTAAACGTCGCGGTGATGGGCTGTATCGTCAACGGCCCCGGCGAATCCAAACATGCCGATATCGGCATCTCGCTGCCGGGCACGGGCGAAGCGCCGACAGCGCCAGTCTTCATCGATGGCAAGAAGGCGATGACCTTGCGCGGCGCCGGCATCGCCACTGAGTTCAAGCAGATCGTCGACGACTATATCGAGAAGCGGTTCGGCGCGAAGAACGCGGCTGAGTAA
- a CDS encoding class II aldolase/adducin family protein: MSKAKSRKALRHLKKKLIEAGRGLAHEGQGDYVAGHITVRVPDASGHFLMKPAGIGIEEMNEDNIIVIDADGAKIGGDMPRHNEVFIHSEVLRARPDANAVIHTHPSHVVAFSSLGKPLLPVVSDATLFEDLPIFDETTDLIIDAARGAAVARRLGKANALILRNHGIVTCGATIEEAVYYAIKLDKACRVQLYAEWAGGPKLIGNSADTKAKGQRNRRQDLYQNLFNYVCRCCDRAEGRKVPPVCEVVIEKK, translated from the coding sequence ATGTCAAAAGCAAAATCCCGCAAAGCCCTGCGGCATCTCAAGAAGAAGCTCATCGAAGCGGGCCGCGGTCTGGCCCATGAGGGTCAGGGCGATTATGTCGCTGGCCATATCACGGTGCGGGTGCCCGACGCGTCAGGCCATTTTTTGATGAAGCCCGCCGGCATCGGCATCGAGGAAATGAACGAGGACAATATTATCGTCATCGATGCCGATGGCGCCAAGATCGGCGGTGACATGCCGCGCCACAACGAAGTGTTCATTCATTCGGAAGTGCTGCGCGCGCGGCCCGATGCGAACGCGGTCATCCACACCCATCCCTCCCATGTGGTCGCCTTCTCCAGCCTCGGCAAGCCGTTGTTGCCCGTGGTCTCCGACGCCACCCTTTTCGAAGACCTGCCGATCTTCGACGAAACCACCGATCTCATCATCGATGCCGCACGCGGCGCGGCGGTGGCACGCCGGCTTGGCAAGGCCAATGCGCTCATCCTCCGCAACCACGGCATCGTCACCTGCGGCGCCACGATCGAGGAAGCGGTCTACTACGCCATCAAACTCGATAAGGCCTGCAGAGTGCAGCTCTACGCCGAATGGGCGGGCGGACCGAAGCTCATCGGCAACAGCGCCGACACCAAGGCGAAAGGCCAGCGCAACCGCCGCCAGGATCTCTATCAGAACCTGTTCAACTATGTCTGCCGCTGCTGCGACCGGGCCGAGGGCAGGAAGGTGCCGCCGGTCTGCGAAGTTGTGATCGAGAAGAAGTGA
- a CDS encoding alpha/beta hydrolase, translating into MRLALRMLPALAGFALLLAGCSGRPDDTLIPVAAAAANGSTVDMLVATTRAPDNDPARMYSGERDQAFNFADVKIAIPPDSMRPVGEVQWPSQPPNPSREFVALKAERLDEKQALRTFHDRLQRTAHRRVLVFVHGYNTRFGEAVFRLAQIVHDSKIDALPVLFTWPSRGRLLAYTYDRESANYSRDALEKVLQGLAKDPAVREIAILAHSMGNVVTLEALRQMAIRNGAIAPKIKSVMLASPDVDVDVFRRQVIEMGPKRPPFTLFVAQNDEALALSSRIWGGEPRIGMIDPKKEPYRTMLEQQRINVLDLTDIKSSDSLGHTKFAESPEIVQLIGGRLAAGQTLSDGQAGLGDRLARITTGAAATVGTAAGVALSAPIAIVDGRTRDNLNEQLQDLGSHVQDTAGSTGRVMGTRY; encoded by the coding sequence ATGCGTTTGGCGTTGCGGATGTTGCCGGCTTTGGCCGGTTTCGCGTTGCTTCTGGCGGGATGCAGCGGTCGACCTGACGACACGCTGATCCCGGTCGCGGCTGCAGCCGCCAACGGGTCGACTGTCGATATGCTCGTCGCCACCACGCGCGCGCCCGATAACGATCCGGCGCGGATGTATTCGGGCGAGCGCGACCAGGCCTTCAATTTCGCCGATGTCAAAATCGCGATCCCTCCCGATAGCATGCGCCCGGTGGGCGAGGTGCAATGGCCCTCGCAGCCGCCCAATCCGTCGCGTGAGTTCGTGGCCCTGAAGGCAGAACGGCTCGACGAGAAGCAGGCGTTGCGCACGTTCCATGACCGGCTGCAACGCACTGCGCATCGGCGCGTGCTGGTTTTCGTGCATGGCTACAACACGCGCTTCGGTGAAGCGGTGTTCCGGCTGGCGCAGATCGTCCATGATTCCAAGATCGACGCACTGCCGGTGTTGTTCACCTGGCCGTCGCGTGGCCGTTTGCTCGCCTATACCTACGATCGCGAGAGCGCCAATTATTCGCGCGATGCGCTGGAGAAAGTGTTGCAGGGGCTCGCCAAGGACCCTGCGGTCCGCGAGATCGCGATCCTGGCCCATTCGATGGGCAATGTGGTGACGCTGGAAGCCCTGCGGCAGATGGCGATCCGTAACGGCGCTATCGCGCCCAAGATCAAGAGCGTCATGCTGGCATCGCCCGATGTCGACGTCGATGTGTTCCGCCGGCAGGTCATTGAAATGGGGCCGAAGCGGCCGCCGTTCACCTTGTTCGTCGCGCAGAACGACGAGGCGCTGGCGCTGTCGAGCCGCATCTGGGGCGGGGAACCGCGTATCGGTATGATCGATCCGAAGAAAGAGCCTTACCGGACGATGCTGGAGCAGCAACGCATCAACGTTCTCGATCTGACCGATATCAAGAGCAGCGATTCGCTCGGCCATACCAAGTTCGCTGAGAGCCCGGAGATCGTGCAGCTCATCGGTGGTCGATTGGCTGCGGGCCAGACCCTGAGCGATGGACAGGCGGGGCTCGGCGACCGGCTGGCGCGCATCACAACAGGCGCTGCCGCGACCGTTGGCACGGCGGCTGGCGTGGCGCTCTCGGCGCCGATCGCCATCGTTGATGGTCGCACGCGTGACAATCTCAACGAGCAATTGCAGGATCTCGGCTCCCATGTGCAGGACACGGCGGGTTCCACCGGTCGCGTCATGGGCACGCGCTACTGA
- a CDS encoding D-alanyl-D-alanine carboxypeptidase encodes MWFNLRFRSLALALLLLPAPALAGVKEDVAAMAPTGVVLVLDANGNELVAQNADAPFVPASIAKIVTAWLAMDVLGGDYRFETRFYLDANRVLYVRGGGDPFLISEELAPLATALVAATGKKPITGIVLDGSYYPPNIRIPGIESTGEAYNALNSALAVNFNTVAAVRKGNTVLSGEPQTPITPLAISQFLQRGPKGSGRINLSQDPAMSLQYAGELIAAFITRAGGSVKGNVSTGSVPQGLAPIYVHRQSRALSQIIVQLMAGSNNYIANQVFLETGGKRLGGPVSLAKSRQVLNEKLAANGLDKTIRLEEGSGISRDNRFTARGLAKVLALFAPHADLFRGHDGGMNKTGTMDGVRTLAGYADTKNNGRVRFVIALTNNDGGLRFRLLRTIAAGL; translated from the coding sequence ATGTGGTTTAACTTGCGGTTTCGTTCGCTTGCCCTTGCTTTGCTCCTGCTCCCGGCCCCGGCCCTGGCCGGCGTCAAGGAAGATGTCGCGGCCATGGCGCCAACGGGCGTGGTGCTGGTGTTGGATGCCAACGGCAACGAGCTGGTGGCGCAAAACGCTGATGCGCCCTTCGTCCCGGCTTCCATCGCCAAGATCGTGACGGCCTGGCTGGCGATGGACGTCCTGGGCGGCGACTACCGCTTCGAGACCCGTTTCTACCTCGACGCCAACCGGGTGCTCTATGTGCGTGGCGGCGGCGATCCTTTCCTGATTTCAGAGGAACTGGCGCCGCTGGCGACAGCGCTGGTCGCGGCCACCGGCAAGAAGCCGATCACCGGCATCGTGCTGGACGGCAGCTACTATCCCCCAAACATCCGCATCCCCGGCATCGAGAGCACCGGCGAGGCTTACAATGCGCTGAATTCCGCCCTGGCGGTGAATTTCAACACGGTCGCCGCCGTGCGCAAAGGCAACACGGTACTCTCAGGCGAGCCGCAGACCCCGATTACGCCCCTCGCGATCAGCCAATTCCTGCAGCGCGGCCCGAAAGGCAGCGGCCGCATCAATCTGAGCCAAGACCCGGCGATGAGCCTGCAATATGCCGGCGAGCTGATCGCCGCATTCATCACGCGCGCCGGCGGCAGCGTGAAGGGCAATGTCTCAACCGGCTCTGTCCCCCAGGGGCTGGCGCCGATTTACGTCCACCGGCAATCACGCGCCCTCTCGCAGATCATCGTCCAACTGATGGCCGGCTCGAACAATTACATCGCCAATCAAGTTTTCCTGGAGACGGGCGGGAAGCGCCTGGGCGGCCCGGTCAGCCTGGCGAAATCGCGACAGGTCCTGAATGAAAAGCTCGCCGCCAATGGCCTCGACAAGACCATCCGCCTCGAAGAAGGCTCGGGCATCAGCCGCGACAACCGCTTCACCGCCCGTGGCCTGGCCAAAGTACTGGCGCTTTTCGCGCCCCACGCCGACCTGTTCCGCGGCCATGACGGCGGCATGAACAAGACCGGCACCATGGACGGGGTTCGCACGCTCGCGGGCTATGCCGACACCAAAAACAACGGACGGGTGCGTTTCGTCATCGCGCTCACGAACAATGACGGCGGGCTGCGCTTCCGGCTGCTCCGGACGATTGCGGCGGGGCTTTAA